One window from the genome of Pseudanabaena yagii GIHE-NHR1 encodes:
- the lipA gene encoding lipoyl synthase yields the protein MPAKEELRLPSWLRPKIGNASEISEVQKIIKQRGIHTICEEGRCPNRAECYSQKTATFLLMGPTCTRACGFCQVDKGHQPMPLDPEEANKVAEAVELLDLDYVVLTSVARDDLADQGASCFVEAMQSIRRSRPNAKIEVLTPDFRGDRHCIETVVAAEPVCYNHNIETVRRLQGKVRRGAKYERSLSVLQIVKELDPRIVTKSGLMVGHGETVEELTEAMQDLYAVGCSSLTIGQYLRPSLEHLPVQKYWTPEEFDQLGAIARQIGFTHVRSGALVRSSYHASQTS from the coding sequence ATGCCCGCGAAAGAAGAGTTACGTTTACCCAGTTGGTTGCGCCCAAAAATTGGTAATGCTAGCGAAATCTCCGAAGTTCAGAAAATTATTAAACAACGCGGGATTCATACCATTTGTGAGGAGGGTCGCTGTCCCAATCGGGCGGAGTGCTATTCCCAGAAGACGGCAACTTTTTTGTTAATGGGACCAACCTGTACCCGTGCCTGTGGCTTTTGCCAAGTTGATAAGGGACACCAGCCCATGCCCCTTGATCCTGAGGAAGCTAATAAGGTTGCCGAAGCGGTGGAATTATTAGATTTAGATTATGTGGTATTAACTTCAGTGGCACGGGATGATTTAGCGGATCAGGGCGCTAGTTGCTTTGTAGAAGCCATGCAATCAATTCGCCGATCGCGCCCAAATGCGAAGATCGAAGTATTAACGCCCGACTTTCGGGGCGATCGCCATTGCATCGAAACGGTGGTTGCGGCTGAGCCTGTTTGCTATAACCACAATATCGAGACAGTGCGACGTTTGCAGGGTAAAGTGCGACGTGGTGCAAAATATGAGCGATCGCTCTCGGTGTTACAAATAGTCAAAGAACTTGATCCCCGCATTGTTACCAAGTCGGGCTTGATGGTGGGACACGGGGAAACGGTGGAGGAGCTAACCGAGGCAATGCAGGATTTATATGCAGTGGGTTGCAGTTCCCTCACCATTGGGCAGTATCTGCGCCCATCCCTTGAGCATTTGCCTGTCCAGAAATATTGGACTCCTGAGGAGTTTGACCAATTAGGGGCGATCGCTCGGCAAATTGGATTTACCCATGTGCGATCGGGAGCCTTGGTGCGGAGTTCCTATCACGCTAGCCAAACTTCGTAA